In Centropristis striata isolate RG_2023a ecotype Rhode Island chromosome 15, C.striata_1.0, whole genome shotgun sequence, a genomic segment contains:
- the LOC131987021 gene encoding uncharacterized protein LOC131987021 → MKCLSKEQLIQRTGITPGETQEEPSPESPHSARSLHVPVAPDPGRVTEHRRVKWPPASKEKQWLQFDDDVDTILESAAKGDADRKLKTMATIIISLAVERFGTVEKSGTKTPYMNNRRAEKISQLRQELRVLKRQYKVAREEERDALSELRGILRKKLTTLRRAEWHRRRGKERAKRRSAFIANPFGVTKQLLGQKRSGNLVCPKEEIDNHLCNTYSDAAWEEDLGPYRSLIDPPGPTTDFNCKEPSWKEVQEVVKAARASSAPGPSGVPYKLYKRCPRLLRRLWKILRVIWRRGKVAQQWRFAEGVWIPKEENAKNIEQFRTISLLSVEGKIFFAILSRRLTEFLLKNEYIDTSVQKGGIPKVPGCLEHTGVVTQLIREAREGKGDLAVLWLDLTNAYGSIPHKLVETALDRHHVPGKIRDLILDYYKSFKLRVTSGTVTSEWHRLEIGKTFDCTLKDAASTKATNRELEAWLTAVDKSGLPGKFKAWIYQHGILPRILWPLLVYEFPITTVQGFERRISCYLRRWLGLPRSLSSIALYGHNNKLKIPISSLNEEFMVTRAREVLQYRESSDPKVSKAGIVVRTGRKWRAQEAVEQAESRLRHSVLVGQVASGRAGLGSVATTRYDKALGKDRRRLVQEEVRAGMEELRASQMVGMKQQGAWTRWEQAVDRKISWSELWRAEPYRIKFLIASVYDVLPSPSNLFCWGKVDAPSCPLCLRRGTLEHILSCCPKALGEGRYTWRHDQVLKVIAETIFSSITENKPLRPARQAIAFIRAGEKPKLQPRGAAGLLGTAPDWQMRADLGKQLRFPEHIMETTLRPDLVLFSDSTKQVVLLELTVPWEERMEEAYERKRAKYANLVEECRSRGWLARCVPIEVGCRGFAARSLCKAYSMLGITGARQRKAIKTTTEAAEKASRWLWIKRGDPWVYATQTQVGT, encoded by the exons ATGAAATGCTTGTCGAAGGAGCAACTGATACAGCGCACAGGGATAACCCCTGGTGAGACGCAGGAGGAGCCAAGCCCGGAGTCACCCCACAGTGCTCGGAGCCTCCACGTACCAGTAGCCCCAGACCCAGGCAGAGTAACCGAACATCGTCGGGTCAAGTGGCCTCCGGCCAGTAAGGAGAAACAGTGGCTCCAGTTCGATGATGATGTGGATACGATCCTAGAATCAGCAGCCAAGGGCGACGCAGACAGGAAGCTCAAAACCATGGCAACCATCATCATCAGCCTTGCTGTCGAGAGGTTTGGTACAGTGGAGAAGTCGGGTACCAAGACCCCCTACATGAACAACCGTAGGGCAGAGAAGATCAGCCAGTTAAGGCAGGAGCTGCGGGTCCTGAAGCGGCAGTACAAGGTAGCGCGAGAAGAGGAAAGGGATGCCTTATCAGAACTTCGCGGCATCCTCAGGAAGAAGCTTACTACTCTTCGAAGGGCAGAATGGCACAGACGGCGGGGGAAAGAGAGGGCCAAGAGGCGGTCTGCCTTCATCGCAAACCCCTTTGGAGTCACCAAGCAGTTACTTGGGCAAAAACGAAGCGGCAACCTCGTTTGTCCCAAAGAGGAGATCGACAACCACCTCTGCAACACATACAGTGATGCTGCGTGGGAGGAAGACCTAGGCCCCTACAGATCTTTGATAGACCCCCCAGGACCCACCACAGACTTCAACTGCAAGGAGCCCAGTTGGAAGGAGGTTCAGGAGGTTGTCAAGGCAGCCAGAGCCAGCTCAGCCCCTGGACCAAGCGGAGTGCCATACAAGCTATATAAGAGGTGTCCCAGACTCCTTCGCCGGCTGTGGAAGATCCTGAGGGTTATCTGGAGGAGGGGAAAGGTAGCCCAACAATGGAGATTTGCAGAAGGTGTCTGGATTCCCAAGGAGGAGAATGCTAAGAACATCGAGCAGTTCCGAACCATCTCGCTGCTCAGCGTTGAGGGGAAGATATTCTTCGCCATCCTATCCCGTCGGTTGACGGAGTTCCTCCTGAAGAACGAATACATCGACACCTCTGTGCAGAAGGGTGGAATCCCAAAGGTGCCAGGATGCCTCGAACATACAGGTGTGGTCACGCAGTTGATCAGAGAGGCAAGAGAAGGGAAAGGAGACCTAGCAGTGCTGTGGCTTGATCTCACCAATGCTTATGGATCCATTCCCCATAAGCTGGTGGAAACAGCACTGGACCGGCACCATGTCCCAGGTAAAATCAGGGACCTTATCTTGGACTATTACAAGAGTTTCAAGCTGAGAGTCACCTCTGGGACAGTTACATCTGAGTGGCATCGGCTGGAAA TCGGGAAGACCTTTGATTGCACCCTGAAAGACGCTGCATCCACCAAGGCAACAAATCGGGAGCTGGAGGCGTGGCTGACAGCAGTGGACAAGTCAGGTCTGCCTGGTAAATTCAAGGCCTGGATTTACCAGCACGGTATTCTCCCCAGGATTCTGTGGCCCCTGCTGGTGTACGAGTTCCCTATAACAACGGTACAGGGCTTCGAGAGGAGGATTAGCTGTTATCTCCGTAGATGGCTGGGCCTGCCACGAAGCCTGAGTAGCATCGCTCTGTACGGGCACAACAACAAACTGAAGATCCCCATTAGCAGCCTGAATGAGGAGTTTATGGTTACCCGTGCAAGAGAGGTGCTGCAGTACAGGGAATCCAGTGACCCGAAGGTCTCCAAGGCTGGCATTGTAGTAAGGActgggaggaagtggagggcTCAGGAAGCAGTCGAGCAGGCGGAGTCACGCTTGCGTCACAGCGTGCTGGTCGGCCAAGTGGCATCTGGACGAGCAGGGCTTGGCAGCGTTGCAACCACGCGCTACGACAAAGCCCTGGGCAAAGACAGACGCCGATTAGTCCAAGAGGAAGTGAGAGCTGGCATGGAGGAACTGCGCGCTAGCCAGATGGTGGGGATGAAACAGCAAGGCGCATGGACGAGATGGGAACAGGCAGTGGACCGTAAGATCTCCTGGTCTGAGCTTTGGCGAGCTGAGCCGTACCGGATCAAGTTCCTGATTGCGTCCGTCTATGACGTCTTACCCAGCCCATCCAACCTCTTCTGCTGGGGCAAGGTTGACGCACCATCATGTCCTTTGTGCCTCAGGAGAGGAACCCTAGAGCACATCCTCAGCTGTTGCCCAAAAGCCCTGGGAGAAGGACGCTACACTTGGCGCCATGACCAGGTGCTGAAGGTGATAGCAGAAACCATCTTCTCCAGCATCACTGAGAACAAGCCTCTCCGACCAGCAAGGCAGGCGATTGCTTTCATTCGAGCAGGGGAGAAGCCCAAGCTCCAGCCAAGGGGGGCAGCGGGACTCCTTGGAACCGCACCGGACTGGCAGATGAGGGCCGACCTGGGAAAGCAGCTCAGATTCCCAGAGCACATCATGGAGACCACCCTGAGACCAGACCTAGTTCTGTTCTCAGATTCAACCAAACAGGTGGTCCTTCTGGAGCTGACAGTTCCCTGGGAAGAACGTATGGAAGAGGCCTACGAGAGGAAGCGTGCCAAGTACGCCAACTTAGTGGAGGAGTGCCGCAGTCGGGGGTGGCTTGCCCGGTGTGTGCCAATAGAGGTGGGCTGTAGAGGCTTTGCAGCGCGATCTCTCTGCAAAGCATACAGCATGCTTGGAATCACAGGTGCACGCCAGAGAAAGGCCATCAAGACCACCACAGAGGCAGCTGAGAAGGCCTCTAGATGGCTGTGGATCAAAAGGGGTGATCCGTGGGTATATGCTACTCAGACACAAGTTGGGACTTGA